In Lemur catta isolate mLemCat1 chromosome 1, mLemCat1.pri, whole genome shotgun sequence, one DNA window encodes the following:
- the LOC123638893 gene encoding zinc finger protein 709-like, translating to MDSVAFEDVAVNFTLDEWALLEPSQKNLYRDVMRDTLRNLSCIGKKWKDQNIEEQYQNPRRNLRSIMGEKLFGGKGDSECGATYSQVPQHMLTKKTPGVKPCESSVCREVSIGHSSFHRHIRADTEHKPYAYKEHGGKLYTRKQHEKVFSHRNSFQTHETPLTGDKPYECKECGRTFKSLTSLRRHMVRHNGHGPYICKLCGKVFAYLSLYLIHARIHTGEKPYKCEQCGKSFRISSSVRAHERTHTGEKRYRCKECGKAFIHYSSFHRHKKSHTGEKSYECKECGKAFIYFSSFHRHKRSHTGEKPYECTECGKAFNLPSTFRRHKRTHTGEKPYECKECGKAFNCSGSLHTHKKTHTGEKPYECKQCGKAFSHLKSVQRHIKAHTGDEPYKCKMCGKGAYTPSALQRHERIHTGEKPYQCKQCGKAFNCPSSFRYHERSHTNTLYECKHCGKAFRCPKYVRKHEKTHTGEKS from the exons ATG GATTCAGTGGCATTTGAGGATGTGGCTGTGAACTTCACTCTGGATGAGTGGGCTTTGCTGGAACCATCCCAGAAGAATCTCTACAGAGATGTGATGCGGGATACCTTGAGGAACCTGTCCTGTATAG ggaaaaaatggaaagaccaGAACATTGAGGAACAGTACCAAAATCCCAGGAGAAATCTAAG AAGTATTATGGGAGAGAAACTCTTTGGAGGGAAAGGCGATAGTGAGTGTGGAGCAACCTACAGCCAGGTTCCTCAACACATGCTGACCAAGAAAACTCCTGGAGTAAAACCATGTGAAAGCAGTGTGTGTCGAGAAGTCTCTATTGGTCATTCATCCTTTCATAGGCACATCAGAGCTGACACTGAACACAAACCGTATGCATATAAAGAACATGGAGGAAAGCTGTACACCCGTAAGCAACATGAGAAAGTCTTCAGTCATCGTAACTCTTTTCAAACACATGAAACGCCTCTCACTGGAGacaaaccctatgaatgtaaggaatgtggaagaACCTTCAAGTCTCTCACAAGTCTTCGTAGACACATGGTAAGGCACAATGGACATGGAccttatatatgtaaattatgtgGAAAAGTCTTTGCTTATCTTAGTTTATATCTTATACATGCAAggattcacactggagagaaaccatataaatgtGAACAATGTGGTAAATCTTTCCGTATCTCCAGTTCTGTTCGAGCACATGaaagaactcacactggagagaagcgtTATcgatgtaaggaatgtgggaaagccttcattCATTACAGTTCCTTTCACAGACATAAAAAGAGTCACACGGGAGAGAAGTcatatgaatgtaaggaatgtgggaaagccttcattTATTTCAGTTCCTTTCATAGACATAAAAGAAGTCACACTGGTGAGAAACCGTATGAATGTacagaatgtgggaaagccttcaatTTGCCCAGTACCTTTCGTAGACATAAAAGaactcacacaggagagaagccatATGAATGTAAGGAGTGTGGGAAAGCATTCAACTGTTCTGGTTCCCTTCATACTCATAAAAAaactcacactggagaaaaaccctatgaatgtaagcaATGTGGGAAggcattttctcatctgaaaagtgTTCAGAGGCACATAAAGGCACACACTGGAGATGAACCTTATAAATGTAAGATGTGTGGGAAAGGGGCTTATACTCCGAGTGCACTTCAAAGACATgaaagaattcacactggagagaagccctatcAATGTAagcaatgtgggaaagccttcaatTGTCCCAGTTCATTTCGATATCATGAAAGGAGTCACACTAACACACTCTATGAGTGTAAGCATTGTGGTAAAGCCTTCCGTTGTCCCAAGTATGTTCGAAAACATGAAAagactcacactggagagaaatcCTAA